ATACTTTTTGTGTTAAATATGTTTGCTTTACTTTGCTGCCCATTTGTATCGCACTTACAATCACACCGACCCATTTGTAAAATGTGCTGCATGTGTTTTTTTCTATTACAGGAACTATAATGGGGGACGTAATAGGAAAAAGCCGGTCAGCAGAGAAGTGGCTATGGAGGAACTTCTCCGAGTGGTAAAATCAAATGCCTTGTGACAATTTGAGTCAGTGAGTGAATCTCAGTTCTAAAACATCCTTTTTGCAGATAAAATCAACAAAGCCGGACAAGTTCACACCGCGGATAATGGAGAAGAAAGATGATTATGTGAGAGTGGAATACCAGTCCTCAATCCTAGGGGTAAGTCTCAGTGAACCATAACaaccaaaaggagaaaaggAAAACTCAATTCTAGGAGTAATCACATTACAGGATACACCCTCGTTTTACTCATGGATTTTCTCTTTGTACAGTTTGTGGATGATGTTGAGTTTTGGTTTCCACCGGGCAGAGACTCGATAGTGGAGTACAGATCAGCATCCCGGTTAGGCAACTTCGATTTTGACATCAACAGGAAGAGAATCAAGGTGAACACTACAACCAATCTCAGCTTTGTTGTCTGCATTTGCATTATAACCATATTCAATTTAACTGATTTCTTACTTCATGATAGGCATTGCGACAAGAGTTAGAGAACAAAGGTTGGGCTTCCAAGGACAGCTTTTGAGAAACCTTTGTTGCTGGCTTGCTGCCACACAATAAGATGGTGGATTGTACCTTCAAAGTTTATCAAGCATTCAAGCAGATATATCAAATTTtaccaaaattcaaaattgtacTCATGTAATGGTTTCTGTATTGATTGTAAGGTTCCAATCAATAAAATCATAGGTTCTCAATTTGCTAACAAGTGACAATTTTGCAAAAAATGACGATTTGTTGTCAGTATGGTGCACAACAAAGATGAaccaaatagaacaaaagatgatgaaccaaccatgcATAACAAAGATATCCAATATCTCTTACTCAGATAACCCAACAAAAGAGATCGATGTCATTTAACAATCACATGAAATCTGTTTTGCCTGAACACCAAACGCAATTGGATAGCTCTAAAAGTGAGCTGCATAAATTATCAGGTTTAATACAAGCAGCAGAACTGCAACATTTCGATTAACAAGATGGGAGTTTTTCAAATAGGATTTATCAAAAGCTAAACCACAAGCAACAGTGATGAGATCACTGAATGAACTGTCTTGATTTACGAACAAAGGGTACAGCTTGAAACTCCAATTTTCTGGTTTGGTCAAAACCAGCAGCATGGTTCTGGGTAGAACTCAATCTTTCCTCAGTTCCATGTATTCATGATGAGTGCCATGAGCATTTAGGACATAAATTTCAAGCCTGTCTCCCTGCAAGACATACAATAAAGGATTAAAAAAGAGAGGTGAGAATGAACTTAGGATGAAGGATGGAAAATTCAGATAGGACCAAAAACTTACAGTGTAGATATCCCTCTCAGTGGCAGATGCAAAAACAGTTTTGACCAAATCAATTGCTTCTCCTTCTGAAAGTGGTGTTACAGCATCCTGCATGTCATAAATTATATCaggtaaataaaagaaaatataatatataaaggCCAATAGGATGAAGCAACTGGGAAAAATAGTAATCAGAGATAATAACATACCACAGCAGGCAACAAGAGAGGACTGGGAGACTTCAGTTGGTTATCCAAGAAAGGCATGATGAGCGTGGAACCAGAACCTTGGGCACTATATCCAACCCTCTCATAGGAACCAACAGCATCATATGTGAAGACACAACCCTTCCCTACAGTTTagattgaaaaattaaaatatgttggCAGAAAAAGTCTCCACTGGCAACCAAAGCATCAAAATTCTAATATTACCTTCAGTGTCTAGACCACCCAAAACATTAAAGGCGTAATAGGGAAAGAAGCGTTTGTAGTAAAGAGTATTGGAAAGTAGTTGAGCCATTGCAGGGCAGCTCATTTGTTTGTTATGCTGATGCTGATAAATCTGGGGAGAAAATGATAAAAGGATATATCATCAGTATTCAGCAACATAACATACTCCAATTTTTTGGTGTCAACAAAACCAATAGCCACTTCATGGCCACCAACATCCAACCACCACTGTATAAACAGAAAATAGTATTTTGAATAAGAATTTAAACCCTCACCAAGTGCTTAGCTGTCAAATGCTTCTGTAAAGCTTTCACATCAGCTTGAAAACCAGAAGAGGCCATAAAAGCTTTGTCCGCTCTGCAAGTTCAAAAGACAACACAAAACATATATCCCAACATCAGTTCTGGGGAAAAGAGATAAACATGAACATCCTCTCATCTCCATAAAAGAGTCTCAAGAATCCCAATTATATGAGCATTATATCAGGAAGATGATGAGTACTAAGTCGTGGTTTAAACTATCAAGTATcaagcaaaagaaaaatgacTGGTTATTCAGTGAGAACATCTACTATCACCGCATCTCTATCAGCAATAACTGGACTTTGAATCACATAGCAAGGCTTAAATGTATTGAGCAGGTATCGTATAAGAACTAAAAGAGGCAGACAACAATACCTAAGCTGAGGCTCATGCAAAAATTCACTCCAATATGCTAAACATACAACCCTCTGAAATAGACTATTTATGTCCTCCAAGGCACAATCTACCTTAGTTTCGTAACTTTAAGCTCCCTTTGGAAAGTATCCAGCTACTATTTCTTCAAACTTTATTATTCATCCAGCATTCCAAAATTGCTTCTAGTTCCTATCTTTAAACTTCCTTTGAGAAGTTTCCAGCATTCCAAATTACTTACTTAGGCAGTAGGTGAACCAATTAGCAATAAAGCTGCAAGCTTTACGAAAACTCCCCCATGTATCTGCTTCTAGTTCAGAGTTTATGGACAAAATAATCTAACATCAGAAGAAACTAACTCAACTGTGCCCACCCACAAACCCAACTAGCCTAATTACTgacccaaccaaaaaaaaatcacaaaaaccctaaaaccaaaaGTAAAGATTTCCAGGCAACTCAAAATACCAAAAACCCCTACATTAAATTGAGAACTTAACCCTCTAATTTCAGCACTGTATGCATCAAAATTCCTTAAATTACGAGAGAAAAGAATCGAAGCACATACAATTTGCTGATTTTGGAGTAGCCGCGGGTGAGAATACTGTAACCCGTCGACATCCGAGTATCGGCAGCAATCACACAGTAATCAGCTCCGGCAATCGCCACCACGGATCTGCAAAAATCGCCCAACCCATaaaaatcaccaaaaaaaaaaaaaaaaaaaattccaatcgCTGAAAAGCGCAGACGAGCTTAGAGTAGATAGAAAAGGAGAGTACCCGCCATTGTTGTCGTAGGGGGACCAGTTAGCGTGCTGCTTGGTCATGGTGGAATTGGGTTGTTGCAAGATTAGGGCTTTGGAGAAAAGTGAAAAGGGTGTGAGCTTGGGGAAGACTCTCTGATggcttatttgtttgtttcagATCCCTCGGTGTCTTTGGCTTCACGAAAGGAAATAGGAGAGACGGTGTCGTTTTCAGTATTGGAGATTGATTCCGGAGCGTCGTTTGATATGGATTTGTATTGGGCTTCTGTAACTGGCCCGGCCTCACAAGTTCCAAGTAAGGATCGTTTTGGTTTTCCGAAAAGAGATTAGAAATATGCTCAATCACCTTTCAGTGTAAATTCAACCgttaaaaataaaacaactcaACTTAACAATAAATTTTTTCAACATTAAATTTACATTCAAGGGTGATTGAGCATACTTTTCTTGATCAGTTACTGACCAGGTGAACGTGATCGCACTTAAATAATGATATGTTTGGAATTACTTTTTGAAATATTGTGAAGCGATatttaaatttgataaaagcAGTTCTCAAAATTACTGTTTTGCATTGCTGGTTCAGAGGATGTCTGGCCATGTCAAGCCCATGGTGGCGCAACTTGGAGCATATCGGATTGGCGCGTCTTGGAGATAGGTTGCATTTCAGGGATCAACTATAGAGAAAAATTTGTTTGGAAGATGCCGCACTTATCCTTGGCGAGATAGGGGTGGCGGAATGACTGTGGTGGTGGTCCGACAACAGTGGAGGGGCAATGATCCATTGGCGATGAGCTTGGTGGTGTTAAGCCAAGCTTGGCTGGCAACTTTTGGTCTTTCTGTTTCCTGGGTTGAGGCTTGggctttggttttttttttttggggcccTGCTTAGGCTACCTGTTTTAtttgtgtttttagttttatttactttagttgtttagttttgtCGCGCCTTTGGCGTGTAATAAGTCTCTACATTTGTAGGACTAGTCGGGTTAAATTTATGTGTGTGCTCTCTCAGTGTCTTGTTTGGCATTGCGAGACGATGAACCATTCTTGTTAAATTTTAGGTCGCAACCTCTTAGTGACAAGATGAAATATTTCATCGTCATTGAACTTGTTTTTCTAGCGgtaacatagtaggaaagttgTGATATGTGTAATTATGTTTTGTTGTAGTTGAATTATCTTTATGTTATGTCACTATTATGTCAAAGTAAATGGAGTGGCCACaaagcactctttgctagttggttcTTGTTAAAATACATATATTATATAGAGACTTCTGATATCATTTCATGacgttctctagatgcttattgtcaTCACaagtttaggctcaatgtcccctcttgtattcgacagtttcattaatcaagccTTGAGGGTAGCAGCACCAAtcattattttcaaaaaaaaaaaaaagataattgatGGGTCAGATATTCGGATATGTCACATAGCACAACCTACCCGCCATCAACTATTTTTCGTTTATGAGAGTAAAGAAAATAGTTAAACCTTGTTATTAAAAACAATTTTTATAAGAATTTATTTTGTTACCCTCTCAGATTTCAATTGGTTGGTTGTCTGTAATAGTCACTGAGGCACTGATTAATCTTTAAGCAGAATTTCCATACAAAAAATTGATAGTAAATAAATCGATTAAACTGTCTAGTAGTATGAGGGATCACAAATCGAATgatcgaaattgtaaaattcataacttaatcatacaatctctaaaatttacatgctatatatcaaaatgatcatatcgacatgtagaacataaaaatgggcagaaactacCCTTGGGGTGACCGAAAGTGGCTGGAAATTTCCGCCGgagttagaggcagagccaccGTCGACCACCTCCTATGGCGTCGGGGCCTGGCTGCACCTCTTCGTTTCATCGATctgagaaactttcataactagaaCGAAGTCTGAAAACTAAaggaagtggtcgaaaattacctagaACAGTCCAGTTTGGCcgaaaaatttgcagaaaatgGCGAAGCCTCCGACGAGCGTGAAATCGATCTCCCCAGGTCCGGGCCTTCTTGGTACTTGTTCAGCAAGTTGAGGCAAGTCTAATTAGCCAAGAATAtagagttttggtggccggtacAAGGAGAAATCGACGTTGAACTCAAAACGGATGAAAAACTGAACAAGCTTCCCGCCGCCGCTACAGGCCTTTCCACGGTGTAGGTCTGCCATTGGAAGCTGTGCAAGGTCGAGCAGAGCACGTTGAAGTCGTCTAGTGTCGCGAGGTGGCCTGAGCTGCGAGAAATCTGCTGGCGAAGTAGTGCTCTATTTTAGGGCTCGgtcgcgagagagagagagagagaagcacagTGACGGCACCAGAAATGGAAACCCTATTTCGGGAAAatttccaaatatatatatatatatatatatatatatatgcaatttAGCAGCTTTTCCAAatgcgataacttcttcatacgaactccgattcttgcattctacatatgcacgaactcgtatcgacgaattctacgactttcgtgaagaaagttttcccaaatttcttacgtataaaaagtcgattttagtGACCCCCCCAAAATAAGGTTCGTTTCGAAAACAAAacattcgaaaccaaatttctcataCAACATCATACGAATCAAGCCCacaattcataattcatataattAGACAAACAttgaattacaaaatatttatctgaaaatttcgggtcttcacaaTACTGCTCCATTACCTTGAATAGTGGAGCCACCAGGGTTTCAGTATGGCCATTCAGCAGTGGTTAATTATGATAACTTAGTTTTCCTTCCTCTATTATTATGGCTAATTTTCAAATTTCTTCTCATTTAATCAATTTGATAATTGGTAGTGTTAGACAGTGTTTCCATTCGATCTACTATATTATTTTTATCATTGTTTTATGGAGCGAGTGTTgaatgttttatttcatttttagttCAGATTTGGGATTATATTCTTTTCATCCTATAGGGATCTTATATTATGGATGGTGGAAGCTTCTTGATCCATGTAATCTGGCTTCCAATCCTCTTGAACCAAATAAATACCTGAATGCACCATGCAATTGACATTAATTAATGCAgtgaatatatatgcatgtactGTCTACTCATCCACCATTTTCAGTTCACATCCAAGTATTCTGTACCACTGCCTGGTGGGATTATATTAAGAATTTGGACTTAGAAAGTGGAGAACTGTATTGGGTCAATGTTATGGTCTACCATTGGCTGCTAAGGAGCTCGCACGAATCATTCCCAAACTTATTCGTGAAATACAGTATTCTTCTCAACTTTTCCTAAATGTATTCTTCTTtggtttttgctttcttttgttttctgttttatttttatttttttaatgtctTTATGGTTTGATGACTGTCATATGTGTCTGTGGTTTTTGTACTTCATGCTTTATTTAAACTAAAGTGAAATAGTGTCTGACATATGAATGGATTTTATATCTTTCTCTTGAACTcttgctaattttttttttcagtgacGATCTGGTTTATTGTGGTAAGCAGTGACTGAACAAGAAGATAAGTGAAGGAGAAGGAGACTGTTGGAGTTTAGAGAGAGTTTTGATGGGAATGAGATTCAGATTCCTGTGCTCATAGGAAAATTAGTCCAATCATATATAGAAGATAGCAGATCAGCCCTATAATAACTCAGCCAGCCCTTTTGGTATTTATGCAAGTAATTACCCCCCAATTCATGTTTGTTTGCTGTCTAAAAGTGAAATATGATTACCATATCAGGATTGCTCTATTGAGGCAGGTGTACTATAAGGAATCTGATGACTATTTTGTTTCAGTTAAAAGAGTACATAGAACTACAAGGAAGAGTATCTTTGAGGTGTATTATTTCAATGATGATCAAAACTAGGTTTATTTTTTCAAAGATCATTAGAATTAGGTACAATCTTTGTAATTCTTTTCATATTTAAGGTTTATCTCCCTTGGATGAACACAAGTAGAAACAAGATGAATGTCAAAATATTAGttagttaacaactatgagcaatggAGAATGCATGACCATTTGAGCCTAGCCCTATATAACATTCATTTAAATGAAAatacctagcgctctgctagggttgggagagCGCCGCTTTTGGCCTCTCTGTACCTTCCTCCATCATCGGTGGAGCACCTTTCCGGCACCGTCCTCGGCGTCGTTACCTTTGCACATGACTTCTATCATGCCTACTTATCAACTGCCGCAAGCATGCTTCCCGAAAAATACTTTTTGCTCCCAACCTCTATCTGATCGTGGTTGGTGGAGAGAAGATGGGGTTGTGTCGCCTTGCTGGGTTGGCACGGCACCGGCTGTGAATAGACTCCAACCGTGCCGGGCCCGTCTGAAGCTAGGTTTGTTCGATAGATCTGGTCCTGGGGCAGTGAAGCTAGGCGCAATTCGTCAACACCATCTGCTCCGTCTGACATAAAGCCCTCAACCCCGTCTCCGAGGAGTTCCAATCATTGCAAGGCAATCGAGGTAGGCAGGCTTTGGTTCCTATCGGTGGATCCGAGTACCACTGGGTCTAGCGGCGGCGCTTTGATTCGAGAGCACAGGTCTGGGAAGGGGGGTCTCCGGAGAGGACTGACGGCGCAGCGCCTGGGGTTGACGGCAGAACAggtctgggtgcccagagaaattTTGGGTGGCCAACTGTGGGCCTGGGCTCCTCTCTGTTTGGGCTACTCAATCTGGGcctgtgtttgggccttgcttTCTGGTTGGTTTCTCATTTGGGATCTAGGAGACTTTTTGTCGATTTCTTTTTCTGCTACACTCTAGAATTGGAATTTCGGCTTCTTGggtagaagattgctctctaCTCGACGTATTAATTTACGTGGAGTGGGCAAGGTCAGTCACACTACCGCTGGTTACCTTGATAGATGGTTACCCTCTATTCAACACATAGTTTTGTGTGGAAGCATGGTTGACCATACTATTGGTACCGGTTTACATAGCCCGGGGTCTGCCCGGTgcctcatcaaatgctttttagCATCCCTTCCTATCCTCGCTAGGTTTTACTTCCGATGCCTTGTTGCATCTAGTTTCATTTCtataatttttgattttgatgtagtctctacatctataagttgtaatcgttcttattcttatttttattattaataaaatgattgactattactctaaaaaaaaagtagaaacaagatgaaaagaaagttaaaaagTCTTGCTACCCATGGATGGGAAGGGTTTaggaattttaatttttttttgtttgttttgttggtaTTATATAGTCTATTTTCTTACCTGTAAGAAATAGGCATTTTTTTTTCGTTACGTACCTACGTAGAATGATAGGTaatataaaatgaaatcaaaacatAAAGGAATAGCAATTCTTACATACATACTGTTTACCATGTAGGGAATGAAAAAATTTATACCAAAAAGATTTGAAGAAAAAAGTTAAAGGAgatgtattatttttttttttaggaacaAACCCCAACAACTCATGGGCCAAATGGAGCCTGTACGTGCTCGGCATAGTGTGAAAGGGCGACAATCAATGAGTTTTTCACAACACAAGGCATATTTGGCTCAACGACGTGCAATAGCTCAAGGAAAGAGACCAATGGTGGAAACTAGCTCAAGCAATAGAGCTTAACAAGCTCCAGGTACTTCTTTATTCAATGGAAAAAGGATATTATGAACTTGCATATTTGATTGCATTATTTTTAGGGTATTACAACCTTTGATTTTGTGCAACtttttctatttgtagtaaAGGTACGAGCTAGGCACcatcaacaaaacaaaaagtttcaAAGAGACAAGGGCTTTAGAAGACTTGTTTCCATGTTTTCATCTGGTTGGTGGATGGGACAATCAATAAAAATTAACACTGCTTATCTCAGTGAGCTGATTTTGAAAgagtggaagaaaaagaagcatgCACAGTATGTACTCTGttagtttgtttcttttcttccaAGTATAGTTATTTACTTGATTGTCAACTTTTGAAATTCCTACAGTTGGCGCTACAGAAATGCACGTAGAGAGCTGATGACACACGATATTGGTCACATCAAACGAACTTGGAGAAAGGTTTTGCGTATTAGGTATTCATTATGATATATaatttgttcattttattgCGTGCATCTTCAATAGTCACAGCAATTTGTTTACTTTTTCTTTCATATAAAAATCTGCATATGGAGGAGCAGGAGGCAAAAGCATCGTGAACAAAACAGCTTTTTCGCTAAGGTATTATagatttcaattgtgatacttaaAAGCAAGTATGCATGATATTGAACTATTATGAATTTTCCTAACAATAATTATTTGTTCCTCCTAATAGTTCTACATCAAGCGTTTTGAGGGTTTGAAACATGATATTGAGGTGGTTATATGATGAGTTCATTCATATACTATACTTGGTCAATTCATAGaattaaaaatttaatattTTCTGTCACTACGTACAGAACTCTTCCAATAATTGGAGCAAGGGTGTTGCAGTAAGGGAATTATCTAACTTCATGGTATgtactataaaataaaaaccaaagacactatcttctgttttttttttaaaaataattttgttctttttggtACTCTTAATTTGTAGTTTGGGCAACGACTGTTGATAAATGGATGGCTGAGATGGAGTTGATTGGAGCATGTGGActttattgaacaaaaatgtaTATAGGCATGTGTAGAAGTTTCTTTTTAAACAGTATGTTTCTATTTTAAACATCAGTTTGCGTCAGTGCATATTTTTGTATGaagtttaattttcttttactaATGAACGGGTAAAACCAAATACCATAGTATAATGTTTGCATATGAGAGAGTTAGGTAGTGTGCAACATGGAAATTATATTGCACTCCCGAGCGAAATCTGACACAGGCATAGTAAGAGAGGAATGATAATGTGCATATGCGGAATGTATTGTCCAAAAACTAAACTCGCATGTGCGAGCGCGGCCCTTCCGCATGCGCATAGTGCGTGCAAGAAGGCTAGTATGTTGGAAATCTTTGTCATTCTTTACAATAACTCTCCGCTTCATTTTTACTTTCTATTTGGAAAATGCATGTCCTATTTAAAAAATGGATGCACATTTTTCTTTTGCAGGTTGCAATTAAGCTCCCTTAAGTTTTTGCCCAAACACTTCTCTATGGTGTCATAGGTTATGCAATCATCAGATTTGAGTGAACACTGGCTAAATTCTTATGATAcctatttttaatatatttCACATTTTTGTACTTCACCTTCTATGGTATGGTTGGAGTGCTCTTTACACCCAACCTTTCATTGAGGTCATATTTGTTGATAACACTTCAAGAACTGTATACACTTCTTCTGCAGAAAAGTAAATGTTGGTTTGACTGAAAGGTTTAGTTTTTTGAAAGTCTGCTGCTTAATATATAGATTAAGCTGTTGAACTCAAGCATCAGGAATTATTCCATGTCAGTAGATGCAGCAACCGCGCTTTCGCACGCGCAAAATCGCATTCAGGAAGGCAAGTGTGCTAGCATATAACTATATAAGGCTAGAATATAGTTCTAGCTGGCAATATTGAAAGCAAAGATAATGTtaatttgataccagtcaaatTTGAGTTTAAAAAAAGTGATCTGAATATTACGTTCATATAATGGGATGATCTTTGAATGGAGTTCAAGCGTTTGGATTGTCGAGCCTATAAGACAAAACTTGAATATCAATATAATTCATATAAGAGTGACAACTTATTGTTAATTATTATAGAACAAGTAATTAAAGAACAAATATGAATCCTAGTtcttttttaattgtatttgtGTTATGAGAACATGTCTACATATGCATATTAAATGTGCAGTCTAATATGATCTTTAGATTTTCAGtttgggtaaagctatggtatgttaacatttctcatacattaactatttttaccactttagggactcatgttaccactttgaggactaatattactattttgagtaCTTATACggtaaattaagaaaatttaccactttaaggactcatgttatataccactttgaggattaatattactattttgaggacttatgtggtaactaagaaaatttatcactttaaggactcatgttaccactttgaggactaatattactattttgaggactcattttaccacttttaagacaattgtatgcatgtcatacgttaacacattgtagaattttcctttCAGTTTAACAGAGCCTAcataaaattcttcaaattAGACAAAAAAGGGTTCAAGTTAGTCAACTTATAAATCATGAAGGAGCAAAAAAGTAGTAAACCCAAATGTGTCGAAAGATTATGTGAAGGAGAAGCTGACACTGTTAGCCTGACGTCCGCTCTTGGAGGGGAAGGGAGGCATCTCTCGACAAAATCCGAATCGAAGTTAAAGTCCAGTTTAGGTGAAATGCTGAAATGCA
This portion of the Rosa chinensis cultivar Old Blush chromosome 1, RchiOBHm-V2, whole genome shotgun sequence genome encodes:
- the LOC112181510 gene encoding proteasome subunit beta type-1, translated to MTKQHANWSPYDNNGGSVVAIAGADYCVIAADTRMSTGYSILTRGYSKISKLADKAFMASSGFQADVKALQKHLTAKHLIYQHQHNKQMSCPAMAQLLSNTLYYKRFFPYYAFNVLGGLDTEGKGCVFTYDAVGSYERVGYSAQGSGSTLIMPFLDNQLKSPSPLLLPAVDAVTPLSEGEAIDLVKTVFASATERDIYTGDRLEIYVLNAHGTHHEYMELRKD